CGGCTCAGCGGCGGCGCCGCGGTGGAGGACTACCTGGTCGGCCTGTTCGCGAACGAGCGGTTCGCGGCCGGTGAACTGGCCGGCCCGCCGGAGGTGAGCATCCAGGCACTCGCCGACGGGGTCGCGGTCGCGCACATCGTGACCGTGATCGAGGGCCAGCAGGTCCACGACGGTTCACAACTCGGTACCCGCACCACGAATTCACTGCATATTCTCCTGCGGCAGGAGTCGGGTGACTGGAAGATCGCGACCCAGATATTCGCCGATGCACGCACCGAGACGACTCACGTCGCCTGACCCGACCGTTCAGCGAGAGCCGAGAAAACATGTATATCGTGACGATCCTGTCATTCTTCGTCGTGCTTCCCACGGTGAGCATCCTGATCGAGTGGGCCGTGCGTCCGCAGCGCCGCGACCTGCTCCTCCTCATCGGCCGGTGGATCGTGTTCTGGGCGGTCGGCATTCGACTGTTCACCGCGGGCCTGAGCCAGGCGATGCGACCGGAATACACCGCCGAGGTCATCTTCGACGTGACCAGCCCCGTCGTGCTCCCGTTCATCCAGGAACTGGGCTTCGCCAACCTCGCCCTCGGCCTCGTGGCCATCGTGAGCGTGCTCAAGCGTGAGTGGGTGGCGCCGGCGGCGCTCGCCGGTGCGATGTTCTTCGGCCTGGCCGGGCTGCGTCACGCGCTCGTGGCCGAGGACGCGACCGGCACCCGGATCGTCGCCCTGGCCTCCGACCTGTTCATCTTCGCGGTGCTCACCGGCTACCTGCTGCGCCGCGGCATCCGCTCACGGTCCCGAGCGCGAGGCGAGCGACGTCGTCCCCACGCGGACGAACCGGCACCGTCCGCCTCGGGCTCCTGAGCGGGGCCCGGGCGCTGCCCCGCGGTGCCCCGGGCGGAGGCCGCCGGCAGGGTACCGTGGACCCGTGATCAACCGCATCGCCGTCTGTCCGGGCTCCTTCGACCCGGTCACCCTGGGGCACGTCGATCTCGTGCGCCGTGCCACCGCGCTCGCCGACGAGGTGGTCGTGGCCGTCGGCACCGGCTACGGAAAGAACGCCCTGCTCGCCCCGGAGCAGCGCCGCGACCTGTTCGCCGCCGCCGTGGCCGACCTGCCCGGCGTCCGGGTGGAGCTCATGCCCGGCCTGCTCGTGGACCTGTGCCGCGAGGTCGGCGCGCGCGCCGTGATCAAGGGGATCCGCGGGGGAGCCGACTACGACCACGAGCAGCCGATGGCGCTCATGAACCGTCACCTGGCCGGGATCGAGACCGTGTTCCTGCCCGCCGACCCGACGGTCGCCCACATCTCCTCGACCATGGTGCGCGACGTCGCCCGCTACGGCGGCCCGATCGCCGACCTCGTGCCCGCCGGCGTCGAGGACGCCGTGCGCGCCGCCCTCGCCGACCGCAAGGAGCAGCGATGACAGACCAGCCCGACCGGCCCACGCCGGCCGAACGCGACGGCGACTCCCTCCTGGCCGTGCTCGACCAGCTGAACGAGCTCGTCTCCACCGCCCGGGCGATGCCGATGTCGGCCTCCGCGCTCGTCAACCGGGCCGAGGTGCTCGACCTGCTCGCCTCCGCCCGGGGCGTCGTGCCCGACCAGATCACCCGGGCCGACCGGCTCGTGGCCGACGCCGACGCTGTCCTGGCCGGGGCCCGCGCCGAGGCCGACCGCATCCTGGCCGAGGCGCAGGCCCGGGCCGGGGTACTCGTCTCCTCCGAGGCCGTCCTGCGGGAGGCCGAACGGCGCTCGGGCGAGCTCGTCGCCCAGGCCGAGGCCACGGCGGAGAAGCTCGCCCGCGACGCCGACGACTACTGCGACCGCCAACTCGCCCAGTTCGAGATCGACCTCGGCTCGATCGGCGCCCAGGTCGCGGCCGGGCGCGCCCGCCTGGCCGACCGCTCCCTGCCCGCCACCGACGAAGGAACCCCGTGACCACCTCACCGTTCGTGATCGACACCCATGACCTGGGCCGGCGTGCGGGCTCGATGCGCACGGAGCGCCGGGTCGTGCCCAGCCACGCACCCCTCGGCACCGAGGTCATCGGCATGCCCGAGGGCACCCCGATCGAGATCGACGTGCGCCTCGAGGCCGTGATGGAGGGCGTGCTCGTGACCGGCACGGCCACCGTCACCGCGACCGGGGTGTGCGGGCGCTGTCTGCGGCCGTTGACCGAGGAGATCACGGTCGACGTGAGCGAGCTCTACGCCTACCCCGACCGCGCCACGCACCACGGCGAGGTCGCCGACGAGGACGAGGATCCGCTCCCGGTGCTCGTCGGGGAGAGCCTCGATCTCGAGGGCCCGCTCGTGGATGCGCTCGTGCCCGCGCTTCCGTTCCAGCCGCTGTGCCGGCCCGACTGCGCGGGACTGTGCCCCGAGTGCGGCGTGCGGCTCGACGAGGCCGAACCCGGCCACGCCCACGCCGAGCCGATCGACCCGCGCTGGGCCGCGCTCACGGCGCTGAGCGAACCCGACGAGGACCGGGAGAAGTGACCGCGGCGCCCGAGCTCGCCGCGGCCCTGGGAATCGAGCTCGACCCCGACCTGCTCGTGCTCGCCCTGACCCACCGCAGTTTCGCCCACGAGGCCGGCGGCATCCCCACGAACGAGCGCCTCGAGTTCCTCGGCGACTCCGTGCTGGGCCTCATCGCGACCGAACGCCTCTACCGCGACAACCCCGACCTCGACGAGGGCGAGCTCGCCAAGATGCGCGCGGCGTCCGTCTCCCAGCACTCGCTCGCCGCGATCGCCCGCGGCCTCGGCCTCGGCGGCTACGTGCTCCTCGGCAAGGGGGAGTTGACCACCGGCGGCCGCGACAAGGACTCCATCCTGTGCGACACGCTCGAGGCGGTCTTCGGAGCCGTCTACCTGTGCCACGGCCTCGAGGAGACCCGCCGCGTGATCGAGGGGCTGATCGCCGAGACGCTCGCCCGCGCCGGCCGCCTCGGCGCCGGCCTCGACTGGAAGACCAGCGTGCAGGAGCTCGCCGCCCGCCGGAACCTCGGCGCCCCCACCTACGAGGTCGAGGGCAGCGGCCCCGACCACGACCGCCGCTACACCGCCCGCCTCCTCATCGCAGGCCAGAGCCACGGCGCCGGCGAGGGCACGAGCAAGAAGGCGGCCGAACAGCGCGCCGCCGAGGCCGCCTACGTGAGCCTGACCACGCCCGAGCGGGACTGATGCCCGAGCTGCCCGAGGTCGAGACG
The window above is part of the Pseudactinotalea sp. HY158 genome. Proteins encoded here:
- a CDS encoding DUF4440 domain-containing protein, yielding MTASRHESIPPALEVPALEAEAIGSTLMTVLTAFSTGTAAGISAHYTADADWTNAFGTRLSGGAAVEDYLVGLFANERFAAGELAGPPEVSIQALADGVAVAHIVTVIEGQQVHDGSQLGTRTTNSLHILLRQESGDWKIATQIFADARTETTHVA
- a CDS encoding DUF6790 family protein, encoding MTILSFFVVLPTVSILIEWAVRPQRRDLLLLIGRWIVFWAVGIRLFTAGLSQAMRPEYTAEVIFDVTSPVVLPFIQELGFANLALGLVAIVSVLKREWVAPAALAGAMFFGLAGLRHALVAEDATGTRIVALASDLFIFAVLTGYLLRRGIRSRSRARGERRRPHADEPAPSASGS
- the coaD gene encoding pantetheine-phosphate adenylyltransferase; translation: MINRIAVCPGSFDPVTLGHVDLVRRATALADEVVVAVGTGYGKNALLAPEQRRDLFAAAVADLPGVRVELMPGLLVDLCREVGARAVIKGIRGGADYDHEQPMALMNRHLAGIETVFLPADPTVAHISSTMVRDVARYGGPIADLVPAGVEDAVRAALADRKEQR
- a CDS encoding DUF177 domain-containing protein; this translates as MTTSPFVIDTHDLGRRAGSMRTERRVVPSHAPLGTEVIGMPEGTPIEIDVRLEAVMEGVLVTGTATVTATGVCGRCLRPLTEEITVDVSELYAYPDRATHHGEVADEDEDPLPVLVGESLDLEGPLVDALVPALPFQPLCRPDCAGLCPECGVRLDEAEPGHAHAEPIDPRWAALTALSEPDEDREK
- the rnc gene encoding ribonuclease III, producing the protein MTAAPELAAALGIELDPDLLVLALTHRSFAHEAGGIPTNERLEFLGDSVLGLIATERLYRDNPDLDEGELAKMRAASVSQHSLAAIARGLGLGGYVLLGKGELTTGGRDKDSILCDTLEAVFGAVYLCHGLEETRRVIEGLIAETLARAGRLGAGLDWKTSVQELAARRNLGAPTYEVEGSGPDHDRRYTARLLIAGQSHGAGEGTSKKAAEQRAAEAAYVSLTTPERD